GACGTCCTTAATGAAAGAGAATATTCTTCCCAAAAAAACAGACTACTTCCAAGGCCATCGTCAATTCCGGGAATTGGGGACTGCCTGATGCCCTACCCGCCGATGTTGAGGAAGCGATCTTAGCATCTACCAAGTTAGTTGCAATGCGGTCTCACACCCAAGAGTTCATTGAGAAGGGGGATTTTGACGCGGTTGAATATAAACGTCTAGAATATAAGAAGGCGCTTGTTCGCCTTCGCATCTCCAAACTACACGAGTATCAGGCTCACTGGGTTCGAGAAGTTCGGTGGGCCAGCCAGGCATTTTCAAGGCAGCAACATGCTAACGTGGACAAAACATAGCCGGCGTGGAGCACAGCCGCGAGTGCGACACTTTTCCCAATTTGATGCGGTTGGTGGTTGAATAAGCTTCAAGGAGTGGTGGCTACGGCGGATGATCCGCGGTTCAGTGGTTGATTACGTCAAGATACTAACTATACCCTTACTAAGCTTGAACCCGGTgcctagttaactagttagtaccTGATTTCTCTCTCTGCTCGCAACCGCCCCCTCATAGGATGCCCCTTTCCACAAGGTATCCGTCAATGCTCGATGCGAACATTGCGAACAATCTGGCCATACCCTAATTGGTATCTACGGAATAGGCAGAATGCAGCTGTCCTGGAAGCCAGGATATTCTCTCTCCAATAGGCCCGTAAAAAGGTCAGCAGCCCGTAGGACCAATAGGGGTCGGATGGGAAACGCAGATGGACCTCAGCAATTCGTGTTCGTTGCAGAACATCCTATGAGAGATCGTAAGACCATACATTTTCAACCAGCCATCATTTATCCACCTTACGGAGCGCCTGTTGAACCTATTACTAATTACGTTGCAAAAAGACCCCGAACCTGATGGTATTGTCCTGTCCTTTGTCTGGCTTCTAAAGACCAATAGAAAACTACGGTTCTTGGCTAacataaaaatatttctcaAGTCAATGTTTCCGAGGAAGCCAGCCTCTCCGTAGAGACGCCATTCAAGGTCTCGGGTGATGCATCGCCAACAACTAGAGCTGCCGATTCCCCCGGCCCCGAGACCGATTCTAGGACAGCTGAATTACAGCCGCATCGCGATAACAgtgaagaagaccaaggccaaACCCCATGTTCATCTACTCCGACAGATGACAGACAGCTACAATTAGCTGACGGAGACGCCTTCTATGAATGGTCGAGTCAAGTCGCTACTACTATAGAGTCAAGTCCCATGACAGCTTCAGAATTCCCCAACACTACTACATCTATGCCACCGAGCGTACTGTACAATAGCATCTGGCAGCGGTTTGGGCCTGTCCTTCAGAGATGTTCGCTTATTCTGCTCCCAGTCGCTCTTGTCATTGCTCACTAACAAGTCATAGACAATATGGAATTCTGCACGATCCCATTAACGTTCGACTTACAGATGAATCCGTTTCGATACCGCAAAACCATCGTTCCGGAACCTATGTTTCTGGTACATGCGGTGATGGCTTTAGCGGGCCATCATGTTAAGAGCCCATCAACCGATGACCATCGCTATACAGCATTGAAACTCCTCCGCGAGAGCCTCAACGCATCCGGTAATGTGGAAGATGGCTCCTCCGTGCTTGATGCGATTATGATCTTATTTTCCTTCGACGTTAGTTTGCACCTTTATCTTTGTTTTTCGGACCTATTCCAAGTTGATAACGAAGATTAGGAAACTCAATCCACCCTTGGATACTGGAGTACACATCTTAAGGGAGCCTATGGCCTCATCGAAGCGTGCGGGGGCATCGAAGCATGGACCACGTCCGCTCGAGCAGACGCTCAAATAGGATTGCTGTTGTGGTATATAACCGCCCCCcgccccccacccccacccaacCAAACTTTATAGGCAAAATCAGCCCGGCCCTTCCAGCTAAACTATTTAGGTGGGATGCCATCACCAGTCTCTTATCCCGGGAAGACTGCGTGTTCCCGTACGCATACGTCGAAGCCATCTTATCGAACCCCGATGATCGGAAGTGGAATTTCTTTGACCTCTGCGGGTGCCCACACAGCGTGGTCACGCTGCTCATGCAAGTTGTGCGTCTGAGTGCCGAAAAGCGCCAATCGTCGTCCATGCGGTACGTGACCTTCGACACCACGATGATTGCCCAGATCGAGCAAGCGCTCGAGTCCTGGCATCACATCTCCCCTGCCGCGCTTGCCTTCGGTAGTAGCGAAGAGGACATCCAGAAAGACCAAGATTGTATGCACTGCTCGGAGGCGTGGAGACACGGCCTGCTTCTCTACATTTACCGCGTTTTCCGATGGAAGCCGGGAAGTCCGATTCCAGCGCATGTTGTCCGTTGGGCCCGGGTTGTTGTGGACCATGTGGTAGCGTGTCGTGACGAGAGCATGGTCGCCCGGCAAGCGTTGCTGCCGCTCTTCTTCGCGGGCTGCGAACTACGCGATCGATCGATACGGAAGAAGATCGTGCAGTTCTGCTCGGTGTGGAATGACCGGACGCGGTATCAGATGTTTGGGAGCACCATTCCGTTGCTTGAAGAAGTATGGGCGGAGCAGGAGGCGAAGGGATTTGAGAACGTGTGGTGGGGTCACATCGTGGATCGAAAACACACCGTGTCTTGTTATCCGTTGCAAATGCGGCTATGCTTTGGATGATTCAAACCAAAAGTCAATATGCATTGGCGGTCAGCTTTACATAAAGGTGGATTTGGGCTGGGCTGCTGGCTTACAGAGATCCCAATTATCTTTATCAGCACGAGTCATGAGGGTAgatgttcttttcttccggTCACGATGGCCGGGTAGTTGAGCAAGTTCCACTGGCTCCAGAACTGTGCTGTCCCATGCTTGATGCAAAACCAAGACCAGCAGTACATAGAATCGCGTCAAATGTAGCGCCTGTAAGGCACAAAGCATTAAAAGGTAACATGTATTCAACTGGGAATAAGTGGCCCAAGGTGCGCTGCACTTCAGGAGGTTATGAAGGGTCATGTGATGAGTCACATGACAATGCAATGTTAGGACCCTTACAGCATTCTGCCGCGGAAAGTCGGATGTGGTAGTATCTCTATTCGGCAAGTAGCCAATTTGGGTAATGATATTCATACTAGGTAGTCTATCTTGGAATAGAGCATCCATGGCTCTCAATAATAGCTCCTACCCGGGGCGGCATCGTCGTAGAGAGATGCTCTAGATGCCTTAGATAGGAGGGATACTATAGGAAGGGATATATACACGTAATTACTATATCTCCAATTTGTTACGGTGCGATCAAATGTACCCAGCTTACTCGTACAGAGTAGCATACAACCGTGCCCGGGCTAAAATATGGTCTATATCCTAACCTGCATAATGTAGTCATTGACAGTTGTCAACAAATATCAGTATCATTCATGTGCACTGATGGTAGCATTTATAAGTAAATGAATTTAGGACCTGGATACTCGAACCTTCCCCTACTGAATTAGTTCTCTTGCGCATAACCAACAGTTTATGACCGTCAGGACCGGTGGCTGAATCATCTGGAGCTtcctaactaactacttaatTCCGGTAATCGGTCATTTTGGTTGACAAATGTACTCTGTGCACTATGAGAAATCCAACTTTATCATTCTTCAACTAAAGACCTCAGTCTAGAGACTTCAGTATGGCAACATCCACGTACAATGTTCTCATCACCGGCTCCAATAGAGGTCAGGACCTTTCGTCAGAGAACATTTACTATTCTAGAGCCCTACTAGCGGTCCCTCAAGTCTCAACCCTGTCAATTGACTCTCGATCTAGGCATTGGCCACGCTCTATCGGCCAAGTatctcctccgcccacaTCACATCGCAGCCCCAACGGATAGCCAACAACCAGCCCTTCAGGATCAGCATCGTACCATCCATATCTGCACAATGAAGCTTCAGTTTTTCTCCGCTGTCATAATTTTCCTTGGCCAAGTCAGGCCTATAGCAGCAATGGCCCCCGCTCCTTCTGTTGAACGACTCCGTGAGCTCTTCAGTCCCTGGGAGACAGGCGACGGTCTAGACTTCATCGACAATGTTCTTGCTCCGGATTGCAGATTTGTGGTGCGTGGCAGCCATCGCTACGCTGACGTATATGACCGAGAAGGCATCAAAGCCGTGGAAATGGAAGTTCTACCAAATGTTTCAGGTCCCGGAAACCATTGCGATCGGATGGATTTTTCGGGCTGCGGAAGGGGACTGGGTATCCATTTCAGTGGCTTCGAAGAACGGATCTCTACTGCTGAATGGTAAGCGGGCTATGTCCACTAGGTTAATATCGTCTACTGACACTTTGCACAGGAAAACCATAAACAGACCTATCTATGGGCGACAAAGTGGGACGGGGAGCATATagtggaggttgaggagt
The window above is part of the Aspergillus luchuensis IFO 4308 DNA, chromosome 8, nearly complete sequence genome. Proteins encoded here:
- a CDS encoding fungal specific transcription factor domain-containing protein (COG:S;~EggNog:ENOG410PUYD;~InterPro:IPR021858;~PFAM:PF11951;~antiSMASH:Cluster_8.4), which gives rise to MQLSWKPGYSLSNRPVKRSAARRTNRGRMGNADGPQQFVFVAEHPMRDHPEPDVNVSEEASLSVETPFKVSGDASPTTRAADSPGPETDSRTAELQPHRDNSEEDQGQTPCSSTPTDDRQLQLADGDAFYEWSSQVATTIESSPMTASEFPNTTTSMPPSVLYNSIWQRFGPVLQRYNMEFCTIPLTFDLQMNPFRYRKTIVPEPMFLVHAVMALAGHHVKSPSTDDHRYTALKLLRESLNASGNVEDGSSVLDAIMILFSFDETQSTLGYWSTHLKGAYGLIEACGGIEAWTTSARADAQIGLLLWWDAITSLLSREDCVFPYAYVEAILSNPDDRKWNFFDLCGCPHSVVTLLMQVVRLSAEKRQSSSMRYVTFDTTMIAQIEQALESWHHISPAALAFGSSEEDIQKDQDCMHCSEAWRHGLLLYIYRVFRWKPGSPIPAHVVRWARVVVDHVVACRDESMVARQALLPLFFAGCELRDRSIRKKIVQFCSVWNDRTRYQMFGSTIPLLEEVWAEQEAKGFENVWWGHIVDRKHTVSCYPLQMRLCFG
- a CDS encoding uncharacterized protein (TransMembrane:1 (o6-22i);~antiSMASH:Cluster_8.4); amino-acid sequence: MFLLRIADLWCVAAIATLTYMTEKASKPWKWKFYQMFQVPETIAIGWIFRAAEGDWVSISVASKNGSLLLNGKP